The nucleotide window GTTCTAAAACATTTACCATTTCAAGTGCACTTAGGGCAGCTTCTGCGCCTTTGTTACCTGCTTTGGTACCTGAACGTTCAATTGCTTGCTCAATGCTATCAACGGTAATCACACCGAATGCCACTGGAATATCAAATTCCATTGCCACTTGCGCCAAGCCTTTATTACATTCGCCTGCAACAAAATCAAAGTGTGGTGTACCACCGCGAATAACCGCACCAATAGCGATAACGGCGTCATATTCACCTTTTTGTGCCAGCTTCTTAGCGGCAACTGGTAACTCATATGCACCAGGAACGCGAACCACTGTGATGTCACTGTCGGCAACGTTACCGTGACGCTTTAGTGCATCAACAGCACCTTCTAACAAACTTTCAACAACAAAGCTGTTAAAGCGAGAAACAACAATGGCAAATTTCTTGCCTGTGGCTACAAAAGTTCCTTCAATTACGTTCATTTTTATTAACCTGTTACGAAAATTGGCGCAATTGTAGCAAAACACAATAGATTTAGGTACTTAAAAATAGCCTAAAAATTGATTTATTACATTTGCTATACAGATGGCGCCGATTAGCCTGTATTGTATATTTTTGCTGGTATTTAGGTTTGCCTGTTACCTAGCCTTTGCTACAATACCGCCTACGTTAGTTTAGTCGAATCATTATGAAATTCTATTTTTCCAGTAATCAATTTGAGCAATTACAAGACTTTAATTTTGCCGAAAAACAGCAAATTATTGAGCTTGCTAATAACAAAATGCCAGCACCTGCTAAGGTCACTTTGAACATTTTAAAACTGTTGATTTTGATCCCACCGTTTTTATTATTAGCGCGGGTCGATTCATGGATGTTTGTGCTACCTTTGCTATTGGTATTGGTGTGCTACTTTGTTATTTTACGACCGGTCTCGTTAATGTTTCTGGGCAAATATATTGATGAGGCTGTGGCGCAATTTAAGCGCCGCCAGCAATTACAAGACGATTAATTCTTAAGCTGATTCTGTTCTAGTCTTCACGTGCCATTGGCTTGTTCGAAAATGGCTTGTTCGAAAATGGCTAATTAGAAATGACTAGTTAGAAAATCACCATAGCCAGTTTGAAAAACTCAAGTGAATAATTAAAGTGAATAACTCAACTGAACAGCTAAAGTGAACAGCTAAAAAAAGAGCGCATGTTATCAACAGTGCGCTCTTTTTTATTTCTATTTATGGGCTGATTTATGGTTTGCGTTAGAGCTCTTCTAACAAGTCGTCCAACTCTTCTTCTTGTTCTTCATCCACTTCAATCGGTGGATTACCATCATATAATCGGTAACGTATATTCTGGAAGTAAGCGTTTTTCACAAATTCATAAGGGTCTAACGACTCTTCTAACAAGGTCTCTTGTTCGGCAAGCTTACTGCGCGCATCTAGGGCGATGATCAAACGTCTTGCCACGTTGGGCCAAAAATCTATTATCGCCAACGGCCAATAATAGCCATCAACCAAATCACCTACTTCGTCACGTACAGAGCTTGGTCCAAGCACAGGCAACATTAGATAAGGGCCATCACCAACGCCATAATAACCAAGCACTTCACCAAATTCTTCTTCTTCGCGCATCAGGCCGGCGTGTTTGGCTAAGTCAAACCAACCGAACAAGCCAACCGTGGTGTTTAGCACAAAACGACCGGTAGCAACCCCTGCACGTTGAAATTTACCCTGCAACACATTGTTTATCGCGGTAAATGGTTCATTTAAATTTAACGCCACATTAAGTACACCGGTTCTCACCGGAGACGGTACATATTCGGCGTAGGCTTCGGATACGGGTTTGAATACGTATTTGTCTGCGTATTCCCAGTTAAAGGTCCATATCGGACGGTTAATGGATTCCAGCGGATCTCGCGGATCGCTGTCCTCAGAAGTGGTCGAACACCCGGTCATAAAGATGCTAAGCACAACGAGCATGATGCTTAGTGATGTAAACTTCATTTGTTTTTATTCCTACCTGGATACGCCTTAGGCTTTATCTATTTTATCTTGTACGCGTGATGCCTGATTTGCGATGACATCTTACAATGTTAATACACTGTTAACTCTATGCTGGTAACTCTATACCACTTTCACGCATTTTGGCTAGTTTATATCGCAATGTGCGAGCACTAATACCCAATCGTTCGGCGACATCTTTGCGCGATCCATCGCATGCTTTTAGGGCATCAAGGATTATTTGAAACTCTTGTTGTTTCAATTCGGCGCCAAGATTGTCTTCATTACTGGCCACATCATCCGTCGCATCTGAGCTTGCAATGATGTCGTCTTCGTCGATCAATAGGTCTTGCGCGCAAATTTCTGCCGATGATTTTAATATCAAGGCTCGTTGAATAACGTTATCCAGTTCACGAACGTTACCAGGCCAACTGTAGCTCAACAGTTTTTGTCGAGCACCAGCATCAACACTAACGGTCTCGCCAGCACAATACTTACGCACAATGGCTTCGGTCAACGGGATAATGTCGCCCTTTCGCTGGCTTAACGGTAGCCAAGTCAAAGGAAAAACATTTAAGCGATAATATAAATCTTCTCGAAAACGGCCTTGCGCGACAACTTGTTTTAACTGGCGATTGGATGTTGCCAATACACGTACATCGAGATTAATGATTTTTCGCGAACCTAAGCGCTCGACTTCGCGCTCTTGAATAACGCGCAAAATTTTCGCTTGTAGGCCAAGGTCCATTTCGGTGATTTCATCCAATAAGATGGTGCCACCTTGTGCTTGTTCAAATTTGCCAGGACACGCATTTAGTGCGCCGGTAAACGCACCTTTTTCATAACCGAATAACGTTGCTTCCAACATATTTTCAGGAATAGCCGCACAGTTTATCGCTATAAACGGTTGCTCTTTTCGCGGTGAGTTGTCATGTATATAACGTGAAAGCACTTCTTTACCTGAGCCACTTGGACCGAGGATCATAACGGAAGCATCTGTTTGAGCGACTTTTTCAGCGAGCTGCAATAATTTTTGGCTGCTGATGTCTTCAGCGATCGGACGATTAACCTCTACCTTTTCCAACGGCATATATTGGTCAATCATATTTAAAAGGACTTGTGGTGCAAATGGTTTGGCGATGTAATTACACGCGCCATCTTTCATCGCTTGCACGGCATCATCAATGGTTGCGTACGCGGTCATTATCAAAACCGGTAACTGCGGCCAATTTGCTTTGATGTTTTTTAACAGGGTCAGGCCACTCATCGCGCCCATTTGCACATCGGTAACCACCATATCCACTTTACGTTGATTGAGGATCACCAATGCTTGCTCAGCACTGTCAGCTTCTATGCATTGATATTCAGATAATGACATGGTGTCAACGACGGCTTCGCGCAAACCTGGATCGTCTTCCACAACCAGAACCAGCTTACTGGTCATATGTGCCCCTTGTTATTGTTTTTATGTTGTCAATAATGTCGGTACATTCGGGGCGACGGTTAGCATTAATCAGCTAGGATTGGATCAGTCTTTGTTTGTCATAAACAAAGGAATTGAAATGCAAAATTCCGCGCCTTCGCCCAAGGTACTTGTTAATGTTACATCACCATGATGGGCTTTTGCTACCGATTTTACAACCGCAAGCCCTAAACCTGTGCCTTGTACTTTCGATGTATAAAACGGTTCAAAGATTTTTTCT belongs to Thalassotalea sp. HSM 43 and includes:
- the ribE gene encoding 6,7-dimethyl-8-ribityllumazine synthase, whose amino-acid sequence is MNVIEGTFVATGKKFAIVVSRFNSFVVESLLEGAVDALKRHGNVADSDITVVRVPGAYELPVAAKKLAQKGEYDAVIAIGAVIRGGTPHFDFVAGECNKGLAQVAMEFDIPVAFGVITVDSIEQAIERSGTKAGNKGAEAALSALEMVNVLEQL
- a CDS encoding DUF6170 family protein, with product MKFYFSSNQFEQLQDFNFAEKQQIIELANNKMPAPAKVTLNILKLLILIPPFLLLARVDSWMFVLPLLLVLVCYFVILRPVSLMFLGKYIDEAVAQFKRRQQLQDD
- a CDS encoding VacJ family lipoprotein; protein product: MKFTSLSIMLVVLSIFMTGCSTTSEDSDPRDPLESINRPIWTFNWEYADKYVFKPVSEAYAEYVPSPVRTGVLNVALNLNEPFTAINNVLQGKFQRAGVATGRFVLNTTVGLFGWFDLAKHAGLMREEEEFGEVLGYYGVGDGPYLMLPVLGPSSVRDEVGDLVDGYYWPLAIIDFWPNVARRLIIALDARSKLAEQETLLEESLDPYEFVKNAYFQNIRYRLYDGNPPIEVDEEQEEELDDLLEEL
- a CDS encoding sigma-54-dependent transcriptional regulator, with protein sequence MTSKLVLVVEDDPGLREAVVDTMSLSEYQCIEADSAEQALVILNQRKVDMVVTDVQMGAMSGLTLLKNIKANWPQLPVLIMTAYATIDDAVQAMKDGACNYIAKPFAPQVLLNMIDQYMPLEKVEVNRPIAEDISSQKLLQLAEKVAQTDASVMILGPSGSGKEVLSRYIHDNSPRKEQPFIAINCAAIPENMLEATLFGYEKGAFTGALNACPGKFEQAQGGTILLDEITEMDLGLQAKILRVIQEREVERLGSRKIINLDVRVLATSNRQLKQVVAQGRFREDLYYRLNVFPLTWLPLSQRKGDIIPLTEAIVRKYCAGETVSVDAGARQKLLSYSWPGNVRELDNVIQRALILKSSAEICAQDLLIDEDDIIASSDATDDVASNEDNLGAELKQQEFQIILDALKACDGSRKDVAERLGISARTLRYKLAKMRESGIELPA